The following are encoded together in the Notolabrus celidotus isolate fNotCel1 chromosome 9, fNotCel1.pri, whole genome shotgun sequence genome:
- the zgc:101858 gene encoding 3-oxoacyl-[acyl-carrier-protein] reductase FabG, producing MASEDAFKVSSLKGKVALITGASSGIGAGTSVLFAKLGALLALNGRDVENLNKVSTQCTECGGAEPLLVPGDLTDAETVKKTVEQTIAHFGRLDVLVNSAGILAMGSIETTDLAQYDRVMNINVRSVYHITQLCVPHLIKTKGSIVNVSSVNGQRAFPGVLAYCMSKSAIDQFTCCVALELACKQVRVNSVCPGVIVTEVHKRAGLDDDQYAQFLAKCKQTHALGRPGEVDEVAHSIAFLASDAASFITGVNLPIDGGRHAMCPR from the exons ATGGCTTCAGAGGATGCATTTAAA GTGTCTTCTCTAAAAGGGAAAGTGGCCCTGATAACTGGAGCCAGCTCAGGTATTGGAGCAGGTACAAGCGTCCTGTTCGCCAAACTGGGAGCTCTGCTGGCTCTGAACGGCCGTGACGTGGAAAACCTCAACAAAGTGTCCACACAGTGCACGGAGTGTGGAGGAGCCGAG CCTCTGCTCGTTCCAGGAGACCTCACTGATGCGGAGACGGTGAAGAAGACAGTTGAGCAAACTATCGCTCACTTTGGCCGGCTGGACGTCCTGGTGAACAGCGCCGGTATCCTGGCCATGGGCAGCATCGAGACCACAGACCTGGCTCAGTATGACAGGGTCATGAACATCAATGTGAG ATCTGTATATCACATAACTCAACTCTGCGTCCCCCACCTGATCAAGACCAAAGGCTCCATCGTCAACGTGTCCAGTGTGAATGGACAGAGAGCA tTCCCTGGTGTGCTGGCATATTGCATGTCAAAGTCTGCCATTGATCAGTTCACATGTTGTGTAGCACTTG AGCTTGCATGTAAGCAGGTCAGAGTGAACTCTGTCTG CCCTGGTGTGATCGTCACAGAAGTCCACAAGAGAGCAGGGCTGGATGACGACCAGTATGCACAG TTTCTTGCAAAATGTAAGCAGACCCACGCCCTCGGCAGACCCGGGGAGGTGGATGAAGTGGCCCACAGCATCGCCTTCCTGGCGTCTGACGCTGCCAGCTTCATCACTGGAGTAAACCTTCCCATCGATGGGGGCCGTCATGCCATGTGCCCAAGATGA